TTTATGGCCATTGATGATGATCTGTGTTGCAGCTATAACTCCTGCGTTCCATGCATTGTATTTGGAGGCCATGGTCAAAGTATTCAGCAACTGTTCTGAGAAAATGATactgaaattgaaattgaaaaacttatagtttttaaatttatacatttttaaacttttttttctggtatatttatttttaatcatgcaattaataaaattttaattttaatttaaaaaaaatattttttctatttctaagAACTCCTAATTGGAAATCACCATTAGACACATTATTTTGACTAgaatccttaactattcaaacaaaaacaaataaaaaaaaataaaaataaattaatataataatgatAAGGACTCCAAGAAGGAATCCACCATTGCGGATGTTCTAATATATTATAGCCTATAAAAGCGGACAAGACCGAAGTATCAGTTTCATACACATCAGACAACTTCGAATCAAAAAGACAAACAGTCAAACAGATATGTCCGAACCATCTGAAGCCTCTGATCCTTGCGCTCTCATAGGCATCGTAAAGAATCCAGATGGCACCATCACTCGCGACCCACCAGATTCCCCTGCGTCCCAGCCGAACCTGACCTCTCCTCTCCAGTCATATCCAAAGACATCATCGTATCAGACTTCACGTGGATGCGTCTCTACCTCCCCACCGCCGCACTACGTTTGCCTAAACAAAAACTCTCTCTCGTCGTCTACTACCACGGCGGAGGCTTCATCACCGGCAGCGTCGACTTCAAACTCTACGACGACTTCTGCAACCTCATGGCGCGCGTGCTCAACGTGGTCGTCGCGTCACCTTCGTACCGGCTAGCTCCCGAGCACAGACTCCCGGCGGCGTACCACGACGGAGCGGACGCTCTGACGTTTATTAGAAAGTCCGACGACGAGTGGATCAAATCTCACGTCTATCTCTTTAACGTGTTCCTCATGGGGACAGGCTCCGGTGGTAACTTGGCTTACAGTGTCGGACATAGAGTCGCAAATGTACTTGATCCGTTATTACGTATATGTGGATTGATCTTACACCATCCGTTCTTCGGCGGGGAAGAGCGGTGCGAGTCCAAGATCAGACATGAGAACGATCGTGTTTTTCCGCCTGCTGTCGGAGACCTTTGTTGGGAGCTTTGTCTCCCTGTCGGAGAGAATAGGGACCATGCGTATTCGAATCCGACAATGGGAGATGGACTGGAGGTACTCGGAGCGTTGAAGTGGAAGGTGATGGTgtgtggaggaggaggagatccGATGATAGATAGGCAGAGAGATGTGGCGAAGCtgatgaaggagaagggaatTCATGTGGTGGAGTGTTTTACTGACGGCGATGTTCATGGTGCTGAGCTCGGTGATCCGTCCAAGAGTCAAACTCTGTTTGCTTCCATCAAAAGTTTCATTTCATCTACACCGTATCGTTTTTAAAAGACATCCATAAAATAAGGAGGCTTATACTAGAGGCCCATCCCCCAGCCCAATATTGTAGGCCCATTTAAGGATTACCTTTATGTATTGGTTCGtggaaaaattataaataagaaGCCCAAGAGgctggctctctctctctctctcttttgttagACATGTCTCGTTTTCTCTTCTAGAACATGGCATGGACATTCCTATACTTCAATGTTGTCGAAGGCCTGCCTGTTTACTGATTTAAATAAAGGTTTATTAATGACTTTACTCAGGAGATCTGGTTTCAAGTTTTAGAGAAGGCAAATTATGCACATTAATTGTTTTGATCTCTCCCATCATTGTCGGTGTAGATTTTTAGCAAAGACAGTATCAAATGAATTAGTTGTGTCAATCTCCCCGAAAGAGATTTTAATTATAGTACATTAACGCTTTACTATCAATATGTTTGCCTGATATTTGATTTGCCAAACTTCAAATTAGTTTTGTGCATTGAATTTTCTGCGAACTTCTCAACCAACGAAAGAGACGTGCCAACTACTTGTGTACCAGAAAAAGTCTCTTGTTCTCTTTAGTGCACaaaaagagaaagcaaagagCACTACGTTTTCCCTGGTTGCAATGTCATTGTTTCCTTTAGTGTCTCATTCTTTTTCCACTTGAGTTTTGCATTACAATGTTTCATCAAGTAAACTGTGTTAAATCATTCACATCAAATATAAGAATTATTTCAGTGTTAACTTAAAACTATGATCTGTTCTGTTATTAGTTTGCATTTTAACAAAACGAAAACATTTtattaagtttcaaaaaaacattttattgacAGTAATTACcttcaaaaaagtttttttttgtcagcccaAATCCTATTTTTACAAATAATTACGAAAACAATGAATTCAATTAAGTCAATTTCGGACCCACTAAACAAAGTATTAGACTATTATCCAAGCTTTTcaagataaaataaattgaaatatttaattgctattttctttttttattgccTATAAAATCGGAGAAGACTGAAGGATTCAGTTTCATACACAACACAAGACTTCGAATAATGTCCGAACCATCTCCAGTCTCTGATCCTTACGCTCACATAGGCATCGTAAAGAACCCAGATGGCTCCATCACTCGCGACCCCACCAGATTCCCGTACGCCTCAGCCACACCTGACCCCTCCCCGGTAAACACCGTCGTATCCAAAGACATCACCGTGAGCCACTCAAACTCCACGTGGATGCGTCTCTACGTCCCCGTTACCGCACTAAACGACGGCGTTTCGTCTAAAAAACTCCCTCTCGTCGTCTACTACCACGGCGGAGGCTTCGTCATCTGCAGCGTCGACTTCAAACCCTTCCACGACTTCTGCAACCGTATGGCGCGTGAGCTCAACGCGGTCGTCGCGTCGCCTTCCTACCGGCTGGCTCCGGAGCACAGACTCCCGGCGGCGTACGACGACGGAGTGGACGCTCTGAGGTTTATTAGAACCTCAGACGACGAGTGGATCAAGTCTCACGCTGATCTCTCCAACGTGTTCCTCATGGGGACAAGCGCTGGTGGTAACTTGGCCTACAACGTCGGGCTCAGATCCGCCTTGGCGGACCTGAGTCCCGTACGTATCCGTGGACTGGTCTTACACCATCCGTTCTTCGGCGGCGAGGAGCGGTGCGAGTCCGAGATCAGACTTGAGCACGATCAGGTTTTTCCGCCTACTGCCGGAGACGTTTGCTGGGAGCTTTGTCTCCCTGTCGGAGCTAACCGGGATCACGAGTATTCTAATCTGACGGTGGGAGATGGACCGGTGAATATGGAGATGATCGGACGGTTGGGATGGAAGGTGGTGGtgagtggaggaggaggagatccGATGATAGATAGGCAGAGAGATGTGGCGAAGCTGATGAAGGAGAAGGGAGTTGATGTGGTGGAGCGTTTTACTGACGGCGTTGTTCACGGTGCTGAGCTCGGTGATCCGACCAAGAGTACAACTCTGTTTGCTTCCATCAGAAATCTCATTTACTCTTAGAGGCCAGCCCAATATGTTAGGCCCATTTAAAGGTTACCTTAATGTATTGGTTTGTGGAAAagttataaataagaaaaatattagacATCTCTGGTTTTCTCTTGTGGAACTTGGCATCGACATTTCTATTCTCCAATGTTGTGGGAAGGCCTATTTAGTGGTCTGAACTCTGAATAAAGGGTTTATTAATGGTTTTACTTAGTTGATCGTCTTAGAGAAGACAAGTATACAGATTAATAGAGAAAGATTTGTAATGATTATTCAGCATAATACAAAGAGTATTGTTAAGCATGAATTTCATAAAACGATTTAGAGTAATACAGTTATATTTAAATTCTCATAAAGTATGTAAAattcttataatttttgtaatttttcttatcatttataataatatgattGTACTCCAATGTTCCACACTTGGACGAACAAGGGCGCAAATGGATGCTCCTTTGGAGACCACTTACTTGTATAATGAGTTATAAGTTATTTGAAGGGTTTTGAAAACAGATTGTATTCTCTCTTTTATACAGCCAGATTGTATTCTCTTGTTAATTGTGtaagtattaaaattataaaataatattacaaatgaTCTCCTCAGACTAtatgattataaatatataaacgtAATGTATTATATTTAAGGAGTTGTTAAGGAGTTGCGTAAACTTCAAAAGCGAGAACAAGTGCAAAGAAGATTTGGTCGCGGTGGTGGCCAAGGCGGAAGTCGGTTAGGTCGTGGAGGAGGTGGGGGTAGATTtggtggcggtggtggtggtgacagAGGCCACCGATGAACACAACTCTATAGTTTCACTACTATTACTGCTTTCTTGCTGTGGATAAATCtgttatttgttttcttgttttcttcttttgaacAACTCAAGGGACTCTTTTGTTTTTCCACTAATTTGTGTAATATAATGATGATAAAATTATGAATTCATCAGTTACACTTTCTTCGTAGTGAATGATTTCATATGGTATAATTATAGTTAAATTGCTCTCCATTTCAACTGTTGGTAAAATGGTAACCTGATCAGCAGAATGCTTGTGGAATTGATGTGATCTGTGTGAACATAATGTATCTTGCAAGTTTGGACTAGTCAATGAAGGACAAAAGTTACCTACCGTTTATGTATTCTTGCAAATTCTCCATTCTTTTTAGTCCTGTTCGGAACTACGGTAGGCGCTACTCGAACGGTAACCCCATACCTAGCGAATTACCGAAATATCAGTAATATTCGAAGATTACGTGGGGtctaattttaaatacaatttaatatatttataatatatttagataattttaaatatgatgacacatattcttagacataattatataatttatatatataaatttaaacaactTCTTTTTGATTAGTCGAATATCTAGATTATGGTGTGTTTGGTACgaaaaaattcttaaatgaagtaattatgtgtttgttttgagtttgatagataattataattatttagtaatGAATCATTACAAAAAATCTGTcaataatgattaaaaataattaaccgTGTTTCAACTTTATATAGACGGAAAAAAAAttaggcggtctaggcggaaaTTAGGCGGAAATTAAGCGGTCAACGCAGAAATTAGACGGTGTTACGTGGGTCAACGCGTATCAACGCCTAGCTACACTGATTTGGGCATATTCACCGCGGTCAAACTCCGAACAACTACTAAACGACCGCGTTTTTGAACATGGCTTTTTAGTATAGCCGGTAATTCTTCTGCGTGCTTGAATTTAAACACAATTCTATATATAAgcgtaaatcttttttttttaatcaaaatgcGTAAACTCTTATATATATGCGCAAATCTAAGGGTAGATTAAGGCTTTCTTATATTTGCCTGATATATGATTTTTCCAAACTTCAAATTAGTTTTGTGCATTGAATTTTTCTGCGACTTCTCAACCAATGAAAGAGACTTTGTGAACCCATAAAATGTCTCTTGTTttagtgcacaaaaaaaaaagaaagcacaGAGGACTAAGTCATTGTCGTTGGTTAGTCTCATTCTTTCTCCAATTCAGTTACATTACAATATTTCATCAAGTAAGTTGTGCTAAATCATTAACATTAGTCTCATCTTTCTCCAATTCAGTAACATTACAATATTTCATCAAGTAAATTGTGTTAAATCATTCACATTAGTCTCATTCTCTCTCCATTTCAGCTACATTACAGTAAGAAAATTGTGTTAAATAATTcacatcaaatatataaatgataacAGTGTTAATTAACGTAAAACTATGATATGTTCTGTTGTTAGTTTGCATTTTAACAAAAtgtaaacattttatttactgTAATTAACCTTCAAAAGAGTTCTTTCTCAACACAAATCCAATTTTATAGTAGTTACGACACCAAAGAATTCAGTTAGGTAACTTTTTCGGATCCAACAAAGTACTTTGTTTAGACTATTATTCAAGCTTTTCAAGCAAAAAGTCAAATTTTACACcgtaattcaataaaaaattatacacATATTCAAGCTTttcatgaataaaataatattcaaataatttaattactaataatattatagccTATAAAAGCAGACAAGAATGAGGGTATCATTAACTCCGGTCTCTTACCCGatgttcttaactcatgatttgatacttttttaatttttgttttttttttatatttttcggcTAAAAGACG
The sequence above is a segment of the Brassica napus cultivar Da-Ae unplaced genomic scaffold, Da-Ae ScsIHWf_2536;HRSCAF=3277, whole genome shotgun sequence genome. Coding sequences within it:
- the LOC111216228 gene encoding probable carboxylesterase 120 produces the protein MSEPSPVSDPYAHIGIVKNPDGSITRDPTRFPYASATPDPSPVNTVVSKDITVSHSNSTWMRLYVPVTALNDGVSSKKLPLVVYYHGGGFVICSVDFKPFHDFCNRMARELNAVVASPSYRLAPEHRLPAAYDDGVDALRFIRTSDDEWIKSHADLSNVFLMGTSAGGNLAYNVGLRSALADLSPVRIRGLVLHHPFFGGEERCESEIRLEHDQVFPPTAGDVCWELCLPVGANRDHEYSNLTVGDGPVNMEMIGRLGWKVVVSGGGGDPMIDRQRDVAKLMKEKGVDVVERFTDGVVHGAELGDPTKSTTLFASIRNLIYS